The following are encoded in a window of Candidatus Spechtbacterales bacterium genomic DNA:
- a CDS encoding septum formation initiator family protein: MKTFFYKFILPPTLLVLIGVLAVGVFNQAKKNYNLHAQISKLETNIESVEKQNEDLQKAIENFQDPSTIDREARRRLNLKKDGEEVVIILPPGGEDKNIIEEQSPETGDKASSFWHKIISWFE; encoded by the coding sequence ATGAAGACTTTTTTTTATAAATTTATTTTACCCCCCACGCTCCTGGTACTTATTGGTGTTTTGGCTGTAGGTGTTTTCAATCAGGCAAAAAAAAATTATAACCTTCACGCGCAAATAAGTAAATTAGAGACCAATATAGAAAGTGTTGAAAAACAAAACGAAGATTTACAAAAGGCAATTGAAAACTTTCAGGATCCCTCAACAATAGATAGGGAAGCCCGAAGACGTCTAAACCTTAAAAAAGATGGAGAAGAAGTTGTAATCATCTTGCCTCCGGGCGGCGAAGATAAAAATATCATAGAGGAGCAATCCCCTGAAACCGGGGATAAAGCGAGCTCTTTTTGGCACAAGATAATAAGTTGGTTTGAGTAA